In Mytilus edulis chromosome 6, xbMytEdul2.2, whole genome shotgun sequence, the following proteins share a genomic window:
- the LOC139528302 gene encoding protein toll-like has protein sequence MTKNYLHSVFVFVCCLVCFIIYTVDCQTLNKKLALLLNRNDLICPAECQYTAVHPYFEDDMECCVCHAQPYWMFNSSNVGLLSISFLQDDTPTIIFMNGSNFGLYNVTHQYGNLTTIPNDSCNISGIVYVDFSYNFISDLTTISCISTLDTLILKGNSVTYLNNNVFSGMRYLRVVDLSYNKLRNIQPELFLHMDGSLLHIDASNNLMENIDITNIIWDKQDYFCIANFSHNIIMNMTNLKGWSCDIHSDLGRGGYVDFTYNNFTIFFNIAEMGFYDINLLGKLYFYSFDFRFNLWFCDCRFFPLTSKSNIANQILGSAHHGLKCHSPSEYHNKSVSDFVKEQDKLICNISFADKCPPNCRCFYQPSKNRTVVNCRSSLVSRKLPLVLPDYNNLVIDFSSNRISDLKEEFQRLLSEERTYLMRTKEISFASNALHDVPNIVFVTLKNATMINLTNNPINILSESLKLIRPRAVSFGTVNLKCVCKDIWLQTWLLSAGRFYNNTRIMCHTSSGVKSILEIDKDILECENDSVVTRWITFTLGISLFCIMVSFFVIYNFRIDLYILLREHVRLFRNTEIPQSFEYDVYISCNEQDENLRHWITYVLLPYLKERRIDVFLPYRDCIPGTPREDDIREKMAKSRNVLIILSEVYDDTSKRWLACELRYSRLNYRYDWRKNIVILNYDFLKTKEVPNDFIQVFVRLGKCVDFSNYQKDIKAKIFSLLYH, from the coding sequence ATGACGAAAAATTATTTGCATagtgtgtttgtgtttgtttgttgtttagtTTGTTTCATCATTTACACAGTAGATTGTcaaactttgaataaaaaacttGCGTTACTTTTAAATAGGAATGATTTGATATGTCCTGCGGAGTGTCAGTACACTGCTGTACATCCGTATTTTGAGGACGACATGGAATGTTGTGTGTGTCATGCACAACCATACTGGATGTTTAATTCCTCTAATGTTGGATTGCTTAGCATTTCGTTCCTACAGGATGATACACCAACTATTATTTTCATGAACGGAAGTAATTTTGGTTTATATAATGTAACTCACCAATACGGGAACCTCACAACTATACCAAATGATTCGTGTAATATCAGTGGAATAGTCTATGTTGATTTTTCTTACAATTTTATTTCGGATCTTACTACGATATCGTGTATAAGTACATTAGATACTCTTATCCTTAAAGGCAACAGTGTAACATATTTGAATAACAATGTTTTCAGTGGGATGCGTTATTTGAGGGTCGTGGACTTATCCTACAACAAATTGAGAAACATTCAGCCAGAACTTTTCCTTCATATGGACGGAAGTTTGTTACATATTGATGCTTCGAATAATCTTATGGAAAACATAGATATAACCAATATAATATGGGATAAACAGGATTACTTTTGTATTGCAAATTTCTCCCATAATATAATTATGAATATGACAAATCTTAAAGGCTGGAGCTGTGATATTCATTCCGATTTGGGACGTGGTGGATATGTTGATTTTACATAcaataattttaccatttttttcaatatcgcTGAAATGGGTTTTTATGACATAAATTTGTTAGggaaattgtatttttatagcTTTGATTTTCGATTCAATCTGTGGTTTTGTGATTGCCGATTTTTTCCATTGACTAGTAAATCAAATATTGCTAATCAAATATTAGGATCGGCCCATCatggtttaaaatgtcattcaCCATCTGAATATCACAACAAATCAGTAAGTGATTTTGTAAAAGAGCAAGATAAGTTAATTTGCAACATTTCATTTGCCGATAAATGTCCTCCTAACTGTCGCTGTTTTTACCAACCAAGCAAAAACAGAACGGTTGTGAATTGTCGTTCATCATTGGTTTCACGCAAATTACCGTTAGTGTTACCAGACTATAACAATTTAGTTATCGACTTTTCGTCAAATCGTATTTCCGATTTAAAAGAAGAGTTCCAGCGCCTACTCTCTGAAGAAAGAACGTATTTAATGAGAACAAAGGAAATCAGTTTTGCCTCAAACGCCTTACATGATGTTCCCAACATTGTTTTTGTTACCTTAAAAAATGCAACGATGATCAATTTAACAAACAATCCTATAAATATACTTTCGGAATCACTTAAATTGATTCGACCACGTGCCGTCTCATTCGGAACAGTTAACTTAAAATGTGTCTGTAAGGATATTTGGTTGCAAACTTGGCTTCTGTCAGCTGGACGTTTTTATAATAATACTCGAATAATGTGCCACACGTCTTCTGGTGTTAAGTCTATTCTTGAAATAGATAAAGATATATTAGAATGTGAAAATGACAGCGTCGTGACTAGATGGATAACGTTTACTCTAGGAATAAGTCTGTTTTgtataatggtttctttttttgttatttataattttcgGATAGATCTGTACATACTATTAAGGGAACATGTTCGACTATTTAGAAACACAGAAATTCCACAGTCCTTTGAATACGACGTTTATATATCATGCAATGAACAAGATGAAAATCTACGGCATTGGATTACTTATGTATTGTTGCCATATCTCAAAGAAAGGAGAATTGACGTTTTTCTTCCGTATCGTGACTGTATACCAGGCACACCACGGGAGGATGACATTAGGGAAAAAATGGCAAAAAGCAGAAATGTATTGATTATTTTGAGTGAGGTATATGATGATACATCTAAACGTTGGTTAGCATGTGAACTTCGATATTCAAGGCTGAACTACCGTTATGACTGGCGAAAgaatattgtaattttaaattacGACTTCCTTAAAACGAAAGAAGTGCCAAATGATTTCATACAAGTATTTGTCAGGCTTGGAAAATGTGTCGACTTCTCAAACTATCAGAAGGACATCAAAGCCAAGATTTTTTCATTACTGTATCACTAG